TGGCGCTGGGCCTGGCGCTGTCGGTGGCCTTGGGCGGAGCGGCCTGGACCCAGGCGGTGGAGGAGCCCCCGGCGGCGGCCGACAGCATGGCCGTGGAGGCCGCGCCCGCGCCGCCAGCCACTCTGGCGCCCGCGGCGGCCAAGGACCCCTGGCGGCGGTTCAATCGCGGGTCCTACGCCTTCAACGGATTCCTCGACCGGGCCCTGATCCGGCCGATCACGCGGGCCTATATGAAGATCACGCCCTCACCGGTCCGAAGGGGCCTGGGGCGGGTCGTGGACAACCTGCGGGAACCCTCGACGGTGCTCAATGCGAGCCTGCAGGGGCATCCCCGGCGCGCGGTGCAGGCCGGCGTCCGCTTCGCCATCAATTCCACCGTGGGCGTCCTTGGCGTGTTCGACGTGGCGAGCCGGGTGGGGCTGGATCGCAGCCGCGCCGACTTCGGCCAGACCCTGGGACGCTACGGCGTCGGGACCGGACCCTATCTCTATCTGCCGCTCGTCGGACCGTTGAACGTGCGCGACGGCCTGGGGCAGGTGGTGGACGCCTTGACCGACCCCATTTCCCTGGCGACGGGCGGACTTGGCAGCGACTTCGGGGCTGGTCGTCTGGGCGTCACCGCCCTGGACTACAGGTCGAGCGCCGACGCCACCCTGGCGGCGGTCGCTGAAGAGGCGACGGACCCCTATGCGACGATCCAGTCGGCCTATCTGCAGAACCGGGAGTCGGTGGTGCG
The sequence above is drawn from the Phenylobacterium glaciei genome and encodes:
- a CDS encoding MlaA family lipoprotein, which translates into the protein MIFKRDIVETHPGVERPRAGTPLILALGLALSVALGGAAWTQAVEEPPAAADSMAVEAAPAPPATLAPAAAKDPWRRFNRGSYAFNGFLDRALIRPITRAYMKITPSPVRRGLGRVVDNLREPSTVLNASLQGHPRRAVQAGVRFAINSTVGVLGVFDVASRVGLDRSRADFGQTLGRYGVGTGPYLYLPLVGPLNVRDGLGQVVDALTDPISLATGGLGSDFGAGRLGVTALDYRSSADATLAAVAEEATDPYATIQSAYLQNRESVVREATGAVEVLPDFEAAPDTPAPAETVALAANNVSEPIY